A region of Daphnia carinata strain CSIRO-1 chromosome 10, CSIRO_AGI_Dcar_HiC_V3, whole genome shotgun sequence DNA encodes the following proteins:
- the LOC130701185 gene encoding DNA polymerase delta catalytic subunit-like, with translation MNNYHREAAAFVSAKFVKPINLELGKVDYPYLLINKKRYAGLYWTKPEKFDKMDCKDIETVRRDNCQLVANLINSCLQKILMERDPDAALEYAKQTISDLLCNKVDISLLVITKDLTKTDKDYASKQAHVELAHKMRKRDAGTTPKLGDRVPYIIIAAAKNEPQGGRPDFCPGTQRTY, from the exons ATGAATAATTATCATcgagaagctgccgcatttgtgtcggcaaaatttgtcaaacccattaatttggaattgggaaaagtcgattacccctatttattgatcaacaaaaagag gtatgcaggattgtattggaccaaacctgaaaagtttgacaaaatggattgtaaagATATAGAAACcgttcgtcgtgataattgccaactcgttgccaatcttatcaatagctgtctgcagaaaattttgatggagcg agacCCGGATGCAGCCttagaatacgccaaacaaacaatttccgACTTGCTgtgcaacaaagtcgatatctcacttctagtgattaccaag GAtctgactaaaacagataaagactacgccagcaaacaagcacatgtggaactagctcacaagatgcgtaagcgagatgctggtacaaccccaaaattaggggatcgagttccgtataTCATTATCGCAGCTGCTAAAAACGAacctcaag gcGGAAGACCCGATTTTTGTCCTGGAAcacagcgtacctattga
- the LOC130701127 gene encoding UDP-glycosyltransferase UGT5-like, with the protein MKFYLIYIIPFLAQWALLGHCARVLMLSPMGTRSHMYSFMPIMEVLAKRGHHITVVTPHEPKTETPSIRKIVISEIVEHLEGGWQKFERENPFSALLNFHEEMRILQTIGYQNLMKNKEIQDILKTKDVDIVIVDAIMNEFTFPLIEHLGVPFIFHSAATAPPWSLAAFNVPREYASVPTLASGFKSDMSLMERMLNMLMEELFLSLRKQITLPILDDLISSDFPDAMPIAEFERKAQICLASYHLATAWPRPLPPTFIPIGALHVRPPKTLPNDLQNFADGAEHGFIVFTLGSNALVSSMPEHVKKIFTQVFARVPQRVFWKWETGTSDAKEISNNVKMVDWLPQQDLLGHPNARLFISHGGLLGTQETIYHGVPILGLPLGRDQWSNLARAEEEGFGIKLEWKDLTESLLYDTIQTILNEPSYLGNATRLSQLMQDELVPPGEVAAYWVEHILKHGNKHLQSNAKDMPFYKLYLMDVWLLLTAVLVFLLWIIYNIVVCIFRMFRRTKIKVQ; encoded by the exons atgaaattctattTAATATACATCATACCGTTTCTTGCGCAATGGGCACTGTTGGGTCATTGTGCCCGAGTTCTTATGCTGTCTCCGATGGGGACGAGGAGTCATATGTATTCATTTATGCCAATTATGGAAGTTTTAGCCAAAAGAGGTCATCACATAACTGTTGTAACGCCCCACGAGCCGAAAACGGAAACACCTAGTATTCGAAAAATCGTTATAAGTGAAATAGTGGAACATCTAGAAGGAGGATGGCAAAAATTCGAACGTGAAAATCCTTTTTCTGCATTGCTAAATTTTCATGAGGAAATGAGAATTCTTCAAACGATTGGTTATCAAAATCTCATGAAAAACAAGGAGATCCAAGATATTCTCAAAACTAAGGACGTTGATATCGTGATAGTTGATGCAATCATGAATGAATTTACCTTTCCGTTGATTGAACATCTCGGTGTACCCTTCATCTTCCACAGTGCAGCTACAGCCCCACCATGGAGTTTGGCGGCTTTTAACGTACCACGCGAGTACGCAAGTGTCCCAACATTGGCTTCTGGATTCAAAAGTGATATGTCACTCATGGAAAGGATGTTGAATATGCTCATGGAGGAATTGTTTCTAAGTCTTCGCAAACAAATTACCCTTCCAATCTTAGATGATCTCATCAGTTCAGACTTTCCCGACGCTATGCCTATCGCGGAATTTGAAAGAAAGGCCCAAATCTGTTTGGCTAGTTATCACCTGGCCACAGCATGGCCTCGTCCGCTTCCACCGACGTTCATCCCGATTGGGGCGCTCCACGTTCGGCCTCCAAAAACACTGCCAAAC gatttACAGAACTTTGCTGACGGAGCCGAACATGGCTTCATAGTATTTACCTTAGGTTCCAATGCCCTGGTATCTTCCATGCCAGAACATGTAAAGAAAATCTTTACTCAAGTTTTTGCACGTGTTCCTCAACGTGTTTTCTGGAAATGGGAAACAGGCACTTCAGATGCAAAGGAAATTTCCAATAACGTCAAAATGGTTGACTGGCTACCACAACAAGATCTCCTTG GCCATCCGAACGCTCGTCTTTTCATTTCGCATGGCGGGTTACTTGGAACTCAAGAAACGATATATCACGGCGTACCAATTCTCGGTTTGCCCTTAGGAAGAGATCAATGGAG TAATCTAGCAAGGGCGGAAGAAGAAGGCTTTGGAATCAAACTGGAATGGAAAGACTTAACCGAATCATTATTGTACGACACTATTCAAACAATTCTCAACGAACCTAG TTACCTGGGTAATGCCACTCGTCTGTCGCAGCTGATGCAAGATGAGTTAGTTCCACCTGGAGAAGTTGCAGCATACTGGGTGGAACATATCCTTAAACATGGAAATAAACACCTTCAGTCGAATGCCAAAGATATGCCTTTTTATAAGCTCTACCTCATGGATGTTTGGTTACTTCTAACGGCCGTTCTCGTTTTTCTGCTATGGATAATCTACAACATCGTAGTTTGCATTTTCAGAATGTTCAGAAGAACGAAGATAAAAGTTCAGTAG
- the LOC132088418 gene encoding UDP-glucosyltransferase 2-like translates to MKGHIFLLLLAYQLAPSSAARILVLSPLGPRSHLNSMMPMVETLAQKGHHLTVVTPHSVKTQGPNIRKILAKELLEFVDVEWYDFKRFNMLDNTMGIFHFFRTTMTPAYGSFMANKEIQEIKRNKDYDIVIMDAIVNDFAFPLIDHLGKPFIFFDPGPGTSWNWAAKGASHEYASIPPLFGTFSSPMTFAQRMTNAVLTEALLIVRKFYLLSTLDNLAKKDFPLARPIAEIEKRSELCFINLHPASSWPRSLPPTYVPVPAMHVRPIEPLPEDWQRFADGAENGLIVFTLGSNSRVSSMPSHIFQTFVQVFSRLPQRIVWKWEKDNLSELPGNIKIVDWLPQQDLLGHKNTRLFIAHGGIMGIQEAIYHQVPILGLPLGRDQNALLSKASQEGYAVKLEWEDLTEDLLYKSIQRMVNEPSYKGNATRLSRLMRDQLVPSREVAAYWVEHVLHQGGTKHLQSIDMPFYQLYLIDVWLFLFASLSLLAFVNYKIAAVIVRRLSTAKLKTQ, encoded by the exons ATGAAAGGGCACATTTTTCTGCTATTGCTGGCTTACCAATTAGCGCCGAGTTCAGCGGCGCGGATTCTAGTTCTGTCTCCGCTAGGTCCCAGGAGTCACTTAAATTCCATGATGCCCATGGTGGAAACATTGGCGCAGAAGGGTCACCATTTAACGGTCGTGACGCCACATTCTGTGAAAACCCAAGGGCCAAACATCCGTAAAATCCTCGCAAAAGAGTTGCTCGAATTTGTTGACGTTGAGTGGTATGACTTCAAGCGCTTCAATATGCTCGATAATACGATGggcattttccattttttccgCACAACCATGACGCCTGCATACGGAAGCTTCATGGCAAATAAAGAGATTCAAGAAATTAAACGCAACAAAGACTACGATATTGTCATAATGGACGCAATCGTCAATGACTTTGCTTTTCCTCTGATAGACCACTTAGGAAAACCATTCATCTTTTTTGATCCTGGGCCTGGAACATCATGGAACTGGGCAGCGAAGGGCGCTAGTCATGAGTATGCAAGCATTCCGCCATTATTTGGTACATTCTCTAGCCCCATGACGTTCGCCCAGAGGATGACGAATGCAGTGCTCACTGAAGCACTTTTGATTGTGCGAAAATTTTACTTGCTGTCAACCTTGGACaatttagccaaaaaagaCTTCCCCTTGGCACGACCAATAGCTGAGATTGAAAAACGTTCTGAATTGTGTTTTATTAACCTGCATCCGGCATCCAGTTGGCCCCGTTCACTGCCGCCAACGTATGTTCCTGTGCCAGCAATGCATGTCAGGCCAATCGAGCCGCTACCAGAA GATTGGCAACGTTTCGCTGATGGAGCAGAAAATGGCTTAATCGTATTTACCCTTGGATCGAATTCTCGAGTATCTTCAATGCCGTCTCACATTTTCCAGACATTTGTTCAGGTATTTTCTCGTCTTCCCCAAAGAATTGTGTGGAAGTGGGAAAAGGATAATCTCTCCGAATTACCTGGCAATATAAAAATAGTTGATTGGCTACCCCAACAAGATCTGCTTG gTCATAAAAATACCCGGTTGTTCATTGCACATGGTGGTATAATGGGAATTCAGGAG GCGATCTACCATCAAGTCCCAATATTAGGCTTACCGTTAGGAAGAGACCAGAACGC tCTCCTTTCGAAAGCCAGCCAAGAGGGTTATGCCGTGAAACTCGAATGGGAAGATTTAACGGAAGATCTGTTATACAAATCGATCCAGCGGATGGTGAACGAGCCAAG TTACAAAGGTAATGCAACTCGACTTTCCCGATTGATGCGCGACCAGTTAGTGCCGTCAAGAGAAGTAGCTGCGTATTGGGTAGAACACGTCCTTCATCAAGGTGGAACGAAGCATCTTCAAAGCATAGACATGCCTTTTTATCAGCTCTACCTCATCGACGTATGGCTGTTCCTGTTTGCCTCTTTAAGTCTTCTAGCGTTTGTAAATTATAAAATTGCCGCAGTCATCGTTAGAAGATTATCAACAGCAAAACTTAAGACACAGTAA
- the LOC130701125 gene encoding UDP-glycosyltransferase UGT5-like isoform X2 has translation MKWLLAYVLLNHWFVFSRTERILVLAPVCSKSHKISFMPIVEALAEKGHQVTVVTPFSPENQKPNINEIVLEKNAITEIDADWFKIQKHNILEVFTWTVTVFQTTMKDGYDILMSNEEFQEVLRSRDIDLVIVDAILNDFVLPIIDHFNVPFIFYCPASGVPWVMDMLNVPQEYASVPVGMGDYGSRMTFMQRMGNLLSSELFFLVRKAFWLNMLEDVTKKDFPNSRSISEIERDSQLCIINSHPATAWARPLPQNIIPVPALHTRPPKPLPQALQTLADEANQGFIVFTLGSAIPVSSMPEKLVNIFIQVFSRIPQQVFWKWERSSVLMEKLPANVKILEWLPQQDLLGHQNARLFISHGGLIGIQETVYHGVPLLGLPFGNDQRGNLAKAREEGYGLKLGWDDLTEELLYDSIQSLLHNASYRGNATRLSKMMQHQLMPGREIAVYWVEHVLRHGGKHLTPASKNLPFYQHHLLDVWLFLTFTLGATFFVIFKLTTCLVRKTVKFRKAKTQ, from the exons ATGAAGTGGTTACTTGCGTACGTTTTATTGAACCATTGGTTTGTGTTCAGCCGAACAGAGCGAATTTTAGTGCTGGCACCTGTTTGTTCCAAAAGTCACAAGATATCTTTCATGCCGATTGTAGAAGCACTAGCAGAAAAAGGTCATCAAGTCACTGTTGTCACGCCATTTTCACCTGAAAATCAAAAACCAAACATTAATGAAATTGTTCTCGAAAAAAATGCTATAACGGAAATCGACGCTGACTGGTTCAAAATTCAGAAACACAATATTTTAGAAGTGTTTACATGGACAGTAACAGTGTTTCAAACGACGATGAAGGACGGTTACGACATACTGATGAGCAACGAAGAATTTCAAGAAGTTCTTCGTTCTCGTGACATAGATCTCGTCATTGTCGACGCAATCTTGAATGATTTTGTCTTACCAATTATTGACCATTTTAACGTACCATTTATATTCTATTGCCCGGCTTCTGGCGTACCTTGGGTAATGGATATGCTCAATGTCCCTCAAGAGTATGCTTCCGTCCCGGTTGGGATGGGAGACTATGGCAGCCGAATGACGTTCATGCAGCGCATGGGAAACCTTTTGTCAAGtgaattattctttttagtTCGTAAAGCGTTTTGGTTGAACATGTTGGAGGATGTTACCAAGAAGGATTTTCCTAATTCGCGATCCATAAGTGAAATTGAGCGCGATTCTCAACTTTGCATCATCAACAGCCATCCAGCAACAGCTTGGGCAAGACCGCTTCCTCAAAATATAATTCCTGTTCCAGCTTTGCATACAAGGCCACCTAAACCGCTTCCACAA GCACTACAAACTTTAGCTGATGAGGCGAATCAGGGATTCATCGTCTTCACACTGGGATCTGCCATTCCCGTTTCTTCGATGCCGGAGAAGTTGGTTAACATATTCATCCAAGTTTTCAGCCGCATTCCACAGCAGGTCTTCTGGAAATGGGAAAGATCCAGTGTTTTAATGGAAAAACTACCGGCTAATGTGAAGATACTGGAATGGTTGCCACAGCAGGATCTTTTGG GCCACCAGAATGCCCGTCTCTTCATTTCTCACGGCGGCCTTATTGGAATACAGGAAACAGTGTATCACGGTGTGCCATTATTAGGACTTCCATTTGGCAACGACCAGCGCGG AAACCTGGCCAAGGCACGTGAAGAGGGATACGGTCTTAAACTAGGTTGGGATGATCTCACGGAAGAGCTGCTGTACGATAGCATTCAATCACTACTACACAATGCGAG CTATAGGGGGAATGCAACCCGACTTTCGAAGATGATGCAACACCAGCTAATGCCGGGCCGTGAGATTGCCGTTTACTGGGTGGAGCACGTCTTGCGCCACGGTGGGAAACACCTAACTCCTGCATCGAAAAATTTGCCTTTCTATCAACATCATCTCCTGGACGTCTGGCTATTCCTGACTTTTACGCTCGGGGCAACTTTCTTCGTGATTTTCAAGCTTACGACCTGTTTGGTTAGAAAAACTGTTAAATTCCGCAAAGCGAAAACTCAGTGA
- the LOC130701125 gene encoding UDP-glycosyltransferase UGT5-like isoform X1, with protein sequence MKCLLALVVLTCYWLGCGLAERILVLAPLCSKSHIISFMPIVESLAEKGHHVTVVTPFSIDNRVENVDEIVLENDIFKDLNIDWFKMQRENTFETFTRTITMFQTTMKRGYELLINNKEFRKILGSRDVDLVIVDAILNDFVLPVVEHLNVPYIFYCSASGVPWVMDAVNVPHQHASVPGGLGDNGSQMTFMERMGNFISIEMFLLVRKFLWLDILDERIRRDFPNARSVSEIERDSQLCIVNSHPATAWARPLPQNMIPIPALHTRPAKPLPHDLQILADGADQGFIIFTLGSAIPVSSMPLHLVKIFVQVFARIPQQVFWKWERSDALIHDLPPNVKIAEWLPQQDLLGHENARLYISHGGLIGIQETVFHGVPILGIPFGNDQRGNLAKAREEGYGLKLGWDDLTEELLYDSIQSLLHNASYRGNATRLSKMMQHQLMPGREIAVYWVEHVLRHGGKHLTPASKNLPFYQHHLLDVWLFLTFTLGATFFVIFKLTTCLVRKTVKFRKAKTQ encoded by the exons ATGAAGTGTTTACTTGCTTTAGTAGTGTTGACATGCTATTGGCTGGGATGTGGCCTTGCAGAACGGATTTTAGTGTTGGCGCCTCTGTGTTCTAAAAGTCACATAATATCTTTTATGCCGATCGTAGAATCATTGGCAGAGAAGGGTCATCACGTAACGGTTGTCACTCCATTTTCAATCGACAACCGTGTTGAAAATGTCGATGAGATAgttcttgaaaatgacatcTTCAAGGACCTGAACATTGATTGGTTTAAAATGCAACGAGAAAATACTTTTGAAACATTCACACGGACCATAACAATGTTCCAGACAACGATGAAAAGGGGCTACGAACTTTTGATTAATAACAAAGAATTCCGTAAAATTCTTGGCTCTCGTGATGTAGATCTTGTCATTGTTGACgcaattttaaatgattttgttttacctGTCGTTGAGCACTTAAACGTGCcgtacattttttattgttcggCTTCAGGTGTACCATGGGTAATGGATGCTGTCAATGTTCCCCACCAACATGCTTCAGTTCCAGGAGGTTTGGGAGATAACGGTAGCCAGATGACGTTCATGGAGCGAATGGGAAACTTCATTTCAATCGAGATGTTCCTTCTTGTTCGTAAATTTCTTTGGCTCGACATATTAGATGAAAGGATACGCAGGGATTTTCCTAATGCACGATCCGTTTCCGAAATTGAGCGCGATTCCCAGCTTTGCATCGTCAATAGCCACCCAGCAACGGCTTGGGCTAGACCGTTGCCCCAGAACATGATCCCAATTCCAGCTTTACATACACGGCCAGCGAAACCACTTCCGCAT GATCTACAAATTTTAGCTGATGGAGCAGATCAGGGATTCATCATCTTTACTTTGGGCTCTGCTATTCCCGTATCTTCTATGCCACTGCACTTGGTCAAGATCTTTGTTCAAGTTTTTGCTCGAATTCCACAACAGGTTTTTTGGAAATGGGAAAGATCAGACGCTTTGATCCACGATTTACCGCCAAATGTTAAAATTGCTGAATGGTTGCCCCAGCAAGATCTCTTGG GTCATGAAAATGCTCGCTTGTACATTTCACACGGTGGCTTAATTGGAATCCAAGAGACAGTATTTCACGGTGTACCTATTCTTGGAATTCCTTTCGGAAATGATCAGCGAGG AAACCTGGCCAAGGCACGTGAAGAGGGATACGGTCTTAAACTAGGTTGGGATGATCTCACGGAAGAGCTGCTGTACGATAGCATTCAATCACTACTACACAATGCGAG CTATAGGGGGAATGCAACCCGACTTTCGAAGATGATGCAACACCAGCTAATGCCGGGCCGTGAGATTGCCGTTTACTGGGTGGAGCACGTCTTGCGCCACGGTGGGAAACACCTAACTCCTGCATCGAAAAATTTGCCTTTCTATCAACATCATCTCCTGGACGTCTGGCTATTCCTGACTTTTACGCTCGGGGCAACTTTCTTCGTGATTTTCAAGCTTACGACCTGTTTGGTTAGAAAAACTGTTAAATTCCGCAAAGCGAAAACTCAGTGA
- the LOC130701118 gene encoding methylcrotonoyl-CoA carboxylase beta chain, mitochondrial-like: MMSLSKCRSLSHRVLYNIKQLSPASSRNYYAHDNVVSIGTEQDRNSDTFQDNYNRMAVLVSQLKANIQRIHEGGGLKATQRHKSRGKLVARERVAALIDPSSPFLEFSQLAGKDLYGTDEVPAGGVITGIGRIMGTECVIVANDATVKGGSYYPITVKKHLRAQEIAEQNHLPCVYLVDSGGANLPHQAEIFPDREHFGRIFYNQANMSAKGISQIAVVLGSCTAGGAYVPAMADESIIVRKQGTIFLAGPPLVKAATGEEISAEELGGADLHCSKSGVTDHYAIDDLHALHLARRAVGNLNLVKKPDISLAQPEEPLYPADDIYGIVGDNVKKNYDIREVIARIVDASRFDEFKAKYGETLVTGFARIHGYPVGIVANNGVLFAESSMKGAHFVELCCQRRIPLVFLQNITGFMVGREAEAGGIAKHGAKLVTAVACARVPKLTVLVGGSYGAGNYGMCGRAYSPRFLYMWPNSRISVMGGEQAAGVLAQISQEQRKREGKQWTSEEEKALKDPILKKYEVEGSPYYSSARLWDDGVIDPADTRKVLALSLSAALNAPIPSTKFGIFRM; encoded by the exons ATGATGTCTCTTTCGAAATGCCGTAGTCTCAGCCATCGTGTTCTATACAATATAAAGCAACTTTCACCTGCGTCTTCTAGAAATTATTACGCCCACGATAATGTAGTTTCTATAGGAACTGAGCAAGACAGAAATTCAGACACCTTCCAG GATAACTACAACAGAATGGCAGTGCTGGTTTCACAACTAAAAGCCAATATACAGCGAATTCATGAAGGAGGAGGTTTGAAAGCCACACAACGCCATAAATCACGGGGAAAGTTGGTTGCCAGAGAGAGAGTGGCAGCTCTAATTGACCCATCTTCACCGTTTCTTGAATTTTCACAGTTGGCAGGAAAAGATTTGTATGGGACTGATGAAGTTCCTGCTGGTGGTGTCATCACTGGAATTGGAAGGATTATGGg AACTGAATGTGTCATTGTTGCTAATGATGCAACCGTTAAAGGCGGAAGCTATTATCCAATTACAGTAAAAAAGCATCTCCGAGCTCAGGAAATTGCTGAACAGAACCA TTTGCCTTGCGTCTATTTGGTCGATTCAGGGGGTGCCAATCTGCCACACCAGGCCGAAATCTTTCCAGACAGAGAGCATTTCGGAAGAATCTTCTATAACCAAGCGAATATGTCAGCCAAGGGCATTTCCCAA ATTGCTGTTGTGTTGGGATCCTGCACTGCAGGTGGTGCTTACGTACCGGCTATGGCTGATGAAAGTATTATCGTTAGAAAACAGGGAACCATTTTTCTCGCCGGACCTCCATTAGTCAAGGCTGCCACTGGCGAAGAAATAAGCGCAGAGGAATTGGGTGGTGCGGACCTTCATTGCAG CAAATCTGGAGTTACAGACCACTATGCCATTGATGATCTCCATGCTTTGCATCTG GCCAGGAGAGCCGTTGGCAACCTCAATTTAGTAAAAAAGCCCGATATATCTCTAGCACAACCGGAAGAACCTCTGTATCCTGCAGATGATATTTACGGAATTGTTGGTGATAACGTCAAGAAAAATTACGACATTCGTGAA GTCATCGCCAGAATTGTAGACGCATCTAGATTTGACGAGTTCAAAGCCAAATATGGTGAAACACTCGTCACTGGGTTTGCACGCATCCACGGTTATCCTGTCGGTATAGTTGCAAACAACGGAGTTCTCTTTGCTGAATCTTCAATGAAA ggAGCCCATTTCGTAGAACTGTGCTGTCAACGCAGGATCccgcttgtttttcttcagaaTATCACTGGTTTCATGGTCGGTCGGGAGGCGGAGGCTGGTGGAATTGCCAAGCATGGAGCTAAATTAGTCACTGCCGTTGCTTGCGCACGAGTTCCAAAGCTTACTGTCCTCGTCGGTGGGTCCTATGGAGCTGGTAATTATGGAATGTGTGGAAGAGCTTACAG CCCAAGATTCCTCTACATGTGGCCTAATTCACGAATTTCAGTAATGGGCGGAGAACAGGCCGCCGGTGTTCTTGCGCAAATCTCCCAAGagcaaagaaaacgagaaggCAAACAG TGGACCTCGGAGGAAGAAAAGGCATTAAAAGATCCTATTTTAAAGAAGTACGAAGTTGAAGGATCGCCATATTACTCTTCGGCTCGGCTGTGGGATGATGGAGTAATCGATCCGGCCGATACACGTAAAGTTCTGGCACTGAGTTTGAGCGCAGCACTTAACGCCCCAATACCATCGACGAAATTTGGTATTTTCAGAATGTAA
- the LOC130701114 gene encoding B-cell CLL/lymphoma 6 member B protein-like translates to MDYPDAAYSQPLRLTYSLHSKTMMESIQSCQRRLCYTDVQLISEGGIVFAHSIVLAGASSFLKQLLISNPDPTIVIHLPGVDYEPLRLLLEVLYGGEELQLTLKQVVALQDLGSLLHIDMCNSAAMEQAFLQASHEGVLSIPGSLQHSVDIIPYSNESSPAPTPQPPQQSELPTRRTPARSGSSPSKAGHHNNNNNNTTTTVSGKKRKSGIQNSPAPMAPFSLLSNVTPNRASQGTKRGLNEDRMADDGEELEKVALVQPPPKKLSRAALKEMVTCRECHTPFKLIMQLNQHMTREGHLFPPCPECGIIHSTLESLITHVDVHPAETVFTCKYCQKGVLGHDRYLYHMLMCKSLIRGDYVCFICRKSFRNSGSLKTHLLLHTGAKPFPCNYCSASFRQRHHRSHHERSVHLMQGLNNAEQVETTVAAAAADPEVSTTPQSVVDGIRPFPCGFCNAAFRQSNHRSYHERVIHGVDRRTRQPKGGPMTQIPAVVGAGIAGSTKGTNGGARKSISRPAVGNGFTSAVDAEDEEEIEDGEDAEDVDAEDADPDVEEGDIAEEDGEAEVEADADGWVDEEAASPDPEAEDDEQEEEEEGGEEEEDEEEAGSEIAADAASVASVGTKVDSEAEDVE, encoded by the exons ATGGACTACCCAGATGCTGCTTATTCGCAGCCACTTAGGCTGACTTACTCACTACATTCCAAAACAATGATGGAATCTATTCAATCTTGTCAGAGGAGGTTGTGCTACACTGACGTACAGCTGATATCTGAAGGGGGGATTGTTTTTGCCCATAGCATAGTTTTAGCTGGGGCAAGCAGCTTTCTCAAACAACTGTTGATCAGCAACCCTGATCCCACAATTGTGATTCATTTGCCTGGTGTGGACTATGAGCCTCTTCGTCTCCTTCTGGAAGTGCTTTATGGTGGCGAGGAGCTACAGTTGACTCTGAAGCAGGTGGTAGCCCTGCAGGACCTGGGTTCCTTGCTTCATATTGATATGTGTAATTCAGCAGCCATGGAGCAAGCATTCCTTCAAGCCTCCCACGAAGGTGTTCTATCCATTCCTGGATCTCTTCAGCATTCAGTAGACATCATCCCTTATAGTAATGAATCCAGTCCAGCTCCTACTCCGCAACCTCCTCAACAGTCCGAGTTACCAACCCGGCGTACTCCGGCCAG GTCTGGTAGTAGCCCTAGTAAAGCTGGTCACcacaataacaataacaacaacaccaCCACCACTGTCAGTGGCAAGAAGCGTAAGAGCGGGATTCAGAATAGCCCAGCTCCCATGGCACCTTTTTCGTTATTGTCTAACGTTACACCCAATCGAGCAAGCCAGGGAACAAAACGTGGTCTGAATGAGGACCGTATGGCAGATGACGGCGAAGAACTAGAGAAGGTTGCACTAGTCCAGCCACCCCCCAAGAAACTGTCGCGAGCTGCTCTGAAAGAGATGGTGACATGCCGTGAATGCCACACCCCATTCAAATTGATCATGCAGCTAAACCAACACATGACTCGTGAAGGCCACTTGTTTCCTCCTTGTCCCGAGTGTGGCATAATCCATTCGACTCTCGAATCTTTAATTACTCACGTCGACGTTCATCCAGCTGAAACAGTGTTCACTTGCAAATACTGCCAAAAAGGCGTTTTGGGCCACGACCGCTACCTCTATCACATGCTCATGTGCAAGAGCCTTATTCGCGGCGACTATGTCTGTTTTATCTGTCGCAAGTCCTTCCGCAATTCGGGCAGCCTTAAAACGCACTTGCTTCTCCACACGGGCGCTAAGCCTTTCCCTTGCAATTACTGCTCGGCTTCTTTCCGCCAACGCCATCACCGGTCGCATCACGAACGGAGCGTTCACTTGATGCAAGGACTCAACAATGCGGAGCAAGTGGAAACGACAGTGGCTGCCGCTGCAGCTGATCCGGAAGTGTCAACCACACCCCAGTCTGTGGTAGACGGAATTCGTCCTTTCCCGTGTGGATTCTGTAATGCAGCATTCCGTCAATCAAATCATCGATCCTACCACGAAAGAGTGATCCATGGCGTTGATCGTCGGACGCGTCAACCTAAAGGAGGACCGATGACGCAGATACCAGCAGTAGTTGGGGCTGGAATTGCTGGCAGTACGAAAGGGACAAATGGGGGTGCCAGGAAGTCCATTTCGCGGCCGGCTGTTGGCAACGGTTTCACTTCTGCCGTGGATGCGGAAGATGAGGAAGAGATTGAAGACGGAGAAGATGCAGAAGATGTTGACGCTGAGGATGCTGATCCTGACGTCGAAGAAGGTGATATAGCGGAAGAAGATGGAGAGGCTGAAGTAGAAGCAGACGCCGATGGTTGGGTAGATGAAGAGGCAGCTAGTCCGGATCCAGAAGCAGAAGACGATGaacaagaggaagaagaggagggaggagaagaggaagaagacgaagaagaagctgGGAGTGAAATTGCTGCAGATGCAGCCAGCGTAGCTTCTGTTGGAACCAAAGTTGATTCAGAGGCAGAAGATGTCGAATGA